The Gallus gallus isolate bGalGal1 chromosome 3, bGalGal1.mat.broiler.GRCg7b, whole genome shotgun sequence genome window below encodes:
- the C6orf120 gene encoding UPF0669 protein C6orf120 homolog isoform X1: MAARWRRILIVFVAAQVLCLVNTFEEEDVPEEWILLHVVQGQIGAGNYSYLRLNHEGKIVLQMQSLKGDADLYVSDMTLHPSFDEYELQSVTCGQDIVHVPAHFRRPVGIGIYGHPSHQESEFEMKVYYDRTVVQYPFGEASYNPEEMEANQKYSHSTEDESQDEESVFWTILIGILKLILEILF, encoded by the coding sequence ATGGCAGCACGCTGGAGGAGAATCCTGATAGTATTTGTGGCAGctcaagtactgtgtttggTAAATACCTTTGAGGAAGAGGATGTACCTGAAGAATGGATTCTTCTTCACgttgttcaaggccagattggagCGGGAAACTACAGCTACTTGAGACTAAATCACGAGGGAAAGATAGTACTTCAGATGCAGAGTTTAAAAGGTGATGCGGATTTGTATGTATCTGATATGACTCTTCACCCCAGCTTTGATGAATACGAGTTACAGTCTGTTACTTGTGGCCAAGACATTGTCCACGTACCAGCACATTTCCGCCGCCCAGTGGGAATAGGGATTTATGGTCATCCCTCCCACCAGGAGAGTGAGTTTGAAATGAAAGTCTACTATGATCGAACAGTTGTACAGTATCCATTTGGCGAGGCTTCCTACAACCCAGAGGAGATGGAGGCAAACCAGAAATACTCGCACTCTACAGAAGATGAATCTCAGGATGAAGAGTCTGTTTTCTGGACTATACTTATTGGAATCTTGAAGTTAATActtgaaattcttttttaa